AGCGCGAACAGGCCGTCGACGACCATCTTCCGATCGTCGAGGACGAGGCCGACCGTACCGGTCAGCGCGGCGCTGACCTGCGGGGCGATCACCATCGAGCCGACGACGATCGCCGGCGAGTCGAGCAGGAGGCCGGCGGTCGCGACGAGCGCGCTCAGCACGGTCATCGCGTAGTAGGTGAGCCGCCCCGGCGTCATGTTCAGCGCCCGCGAGCGGATCTCCTCGCGGGCGATGCTGTCGTCCTCCTCCTGGCCGTTGACGTACCGGTCCTCGAGGTCGTCGATCCGGGGCGTTCGCGCCGTCTCGATCGAGGAGACGACGACGAAGTCGTCGTCGATGCCGACGTCGCGCAGCGAGGACAGGACGTGCTCGACCGCCTGGGGCGGCACGGGGAAGCTGACGAGTTCGCCGTCGGTCCCTTCGCCGTTCTCGACGGTCCGGACGTAGTCGATGTTCTCCGTTTCGAGCACGTCCAGCGCCTCTTCGCGCTTGTCGTCGGGCACGAACACCTCGATCAGTCGCACGCTCGTCTCCTCGACGACCTGCATGAAGCCTATTCGGTCGTTACCGTCGGTATCGAGAGCGTACACCCGAGGCCCAACCCAACCGGCGCACTTGCGTGACGTGTGACGACGCACTTACGGCGATCCCGAGCAACCCTCGACTAGAGCATGCCCGCCGATCTCGAGGAGAAGACCGACCGTTACGGGGAGCTACTCGCCGAGGCGCTCGCGGAAGCGACGATCGCGCCGCCCGAGGGAACGCCGATGGCCGAGGCCGCCGCGGAGTGTTACGAGATGGCCGAATCCTACCTCGAGGACGGCCGTCACTTCCGCGACCACGACGATCCGGTCAACGCGCTGGCCTCCTTTTCCTACGGGCACGCGTGGCTCGACGCGGGCGCGCGCGTCGGACTGTTCGACGTGCCGACGGAGGGGCACCTGTTTACCGTCGAGTAGCGCGCCCGTCGTCGGCTGAAAAATCAGTCGCGAATCGAGGAGAGGGGCCTGCGATGTCGGCCGTTAGGGCAGCCGAACCGTATTCTCGAGCGTTCCCACACCCTCAACCTCGATCTCGACGGTGTCGCCGTCCTCGAGCGGGCCGACGCCCTCGGGCGTCCCGGTCGCGATGACGTCGCCGGGCTCCAGGGTGAGGTAGGTGGTGATCTCCGCGATCAGTTCGGAGATCGGGAAGATGAGCTGTTCGCGGGTGCCGTCCTGGCGCAGGTCGCCGTTGACGCGGGACTGAACCGACGCGTCCTCGGGCACCTCGTCGGGGGTCGCGAGCACCGGCCCGAGCGGCGCGGCGCCGTCGAAGGCCTTCCCGCGGACCCAGTTCTGCTCTTTCTCCTGGTCGTCGCGGTTCGAGATGTCGTTGACGCAGGTGAAGCCCTCGACGACGTCCATCGCGTCGGAGACGGGGACGTGGCGACACTGCTCGCCGATGACGACGCCGAGTTCGGCCTCGTAGTCGATCCGCTCTTTGCCGGCCGGTGCCGTGATCGTGTCGCCGTGACTCGCCACCGCGTTCGGCGGCTTCAGGAACAGCAGCGGCCGGTCCGGCACGTCGTTGCCCATCTCGTCGGCGTGGTCGGCGTAGTTGCGACCGATACAGACGATCTTCGACGGCTCCGACGGCGGGAGCACGTCGATTTCGTCGTCGTCGAGACTGTACGTCGCGTTGCCGAAGCGGACGCGATCGTCCTCGAGGCGGCCGCGCCGAACCGCGCCGGCCGGATCGCGGAAGCGGACGTATTTCATGATCGACGATTGTATCGGCGGGAGGAAAAACCTTGAGATGTCGGCTGCGTTCGCAGGCGAGTCCCGACGTTCGTCACCGCATCGGGAACAGCGACGTCGGATTTCGAATTTCTCCGTTGCCATCCGACTACCCGTCCGTCTCGAGTGCGTCGAACGCCTCGCGGACGCGTTC
The DNA window shown above is from Halopiger xanaduensis SH-6 and carries:
- a CDS encoding DUF357 domain-containing protein; the encoded protein is MPADLEEKTDRYGELLAEALAEATIAPPEGTPMAEAAAECYEMAESYLEDGRHFRDHDDPVNALASFSYGHAWLDAGARVGLFDVPTEGHLFTVE
- a CDS encoding fumarylacetoacetate hydrolase family protein produces the protein MKYVRFRDPAGAVRRGRLEDDRVRFGNATYSLDDDEIDVLPPSEPSKIVCIGRNYADHADEMGNDVPDRPLLFLKPPNAVASHGDTITAPAGKERIDYEAELGVVIGEQCRHVPVSDAMDVVEGFTCVNDISNRDDQEKEQNWVRGKAFDGAAPLGPVLATPDEVPEDASVQSRVNGDLRQDGTREQLIFPISELIAEITTYLTLEPGDVIATGTPEGVGPLEDGDTVEIEVEGVGTLENTVRLP